A single region of the Streptomyces virginiae genome encodes:
- the bioB gene encoding biotin synthase BioB yields the protein MDLLNTLVDKGLRRELPTREEALAVLATSDDELLDVVAAAGKVRRQWFGRRVKLNYLVNLKSGLCPEDCSYCSQRLGSTAGILKYTWLKPEEASQAAAAGVAGGAKRVCLVASGRGPTDRDVDRVGKTIAAIKEQNEGVEVCACLGLLSDGQAERLRDAGADAYNHNLNTSEATYGQITKTHTYADRVDTVQKAHGAGLSACSGLIAGMGESDEDLVDVVFSLRELDADSVPVNFLIPFEGTPLAKEWNLTPQRCLRILAMARFVCPDVEVRLAGGREVHLRSMQPLALHIVNSIFLGDYLTSEGQAGQTDLDMIADAGFEVEGAGTSTLPAHRSDALASATGGGCGSNGGASLCGSGAPAEGDEAAGCGSACGGCSGHAPAARTSAPVQAEAGEVRPELVAVRRRGAGTDVAPNA from the coding sequence ATGGACCTGCTGAACACCCTGGTGGACAAGGGGCTGCGGCGCGAGCTGCCGACCCGCGAAGAAGCGCTCGCCGTACTGGCGACTTCTGACGACGAACTGCTCGACGTGGTGGCCGCGGCCGGCAAGGTGCGCCGCCAGTGGTTCGGGCGTCGCGTCAAGCTGAACTACCTGGTCAACCTGAAGTCGGGCCTGTGCCCCGAGGACTGCTCCTACTGTTCCCAGCGCCTGGGATCGACGGCCGGGATCCTCAAGTACACCTGGCTGAAGCCCGAGGAGGCCTCCCAGGCCGCCGCCGCCGGCGTCGCGGGCGGCGCCAAGCGGGTCTGCCTGGTCGCCAGCGGCCGCGGGCCGACGGACCGGGACGTGGACCGCGTCGGCAAGACGATCGCGGCGATCAAGGAGCAGAACGAGGGCGTCGAGGTCTGCGCGTGCCTCGGCCTGCTCTCGGACGGCCAGGCGGAGCGACTGCGGGACGCGGGCGCGGACGCCTACAACCACAACCTCAACACGTCCGAGGCGACGTACGGGCAGATCACCAAGACCCACACCTACGCCGACCGCGTCGACACGGTGCAGAAGGCGCACGGCGCCGGTCTGTCCGCGTGCTCCGGTCTGATCGCGGGCATGGGCGAGAGCGACGAGGACCTCGTCGACGTCGTCTTCTCGCTGCGCGAGCTGGACGCGGACTCGGTGCCGGTCAACTTCCTGATCCCGTTCGAGGGCACCCCGCTGGCCAAGGAGTGGAACCTCACCCCGCAGCGCTGCCTGCGCATCCTGGCGATGGCGCGGTTCGTCTGCCCCGACGTCGAGGTCCGCCTCGCCGGCGGGCGCGAGGTGCACCTGCGCTCGATGCAGCCGCTGGCCCTGCACATCGTCAACTCGATCTTCCTCGGCGACTACCTGACCAGTGAGGGCCAGGCCGGTCAGACCGACCTCGACATGATCGCGGACGCCGGTTTCGAGGTGGAGGGCGCCGGTACGTCGACCCTTCCCGCGCACCGCTCCGACGCCCTGGCCTCCGCCACCGGTGGGGGCTGCGGTTCGAACGGCGGCGCCTCGCTCTGCGGTTCGGGCGCGCCCGCCGAGGGCGACGAGGCCGCGGGCTGCGGCTCGGCGTGCGGCGGCTGCTCCGGCCACGCGCCGGCGGCCCGGACGTCCGCACCGGTCCAGGCCGAGGCCGGCGAGGTCCGCCCGGAGCTGGTGGCGGTGCGCCGACGCGGCGCGGGGACGGACGTCGCCCCCAATGCCTGA
- a CDS encoding 8-amino-7-oxononanoate synthase, with translation MPQLTPDPVDVFAWIDDAERAREEAGLVRTLRPRPSVSPLLDLASNDYLGLSLHPETVRGAQEAAATWGAGATGSRLVTGTTELHTELERELAAFCGFEAALVLSSGYAANLAAVTALSGRGTLVVSDAGNHASIVDGCRLSRAETAVVPHADPDTARKTLAAHEGRALLVSDSVFSVDGDAAPLAEYAAACRDEGAALVVDDAHGLGVLGEGGRGALHAAGLAGAPYVVATLTLSKSLGSQGGAVLGPAKVIRHLVNTARTFIFDTGLAPAAAGAALASLRLLQREPERADRAREVAAQLYGRLTASGLTAARPDAAVVSVRAPSASAALRWAADCREAGLFVGCFRPPSVPDGISRLRLTARADLTGDEIDRAVGTILATAPAGATDGQGR, from the coding sequence ATGCCCCAGCTCACTCCCGACCCGGTGGACGTCTTCGCGTGGATCGACGACGCGGAGCGCGCGCGGGAGGAGGCCGGCCTCGTCCGCACCCTGCGCCCCCGGCCGTCCGTGTCGCCGCTGCTGGACCTGGCGAGCAACGACTACCTCGGCCTGTCCCTGCACCCCGAGACCGTCCGCGGGGCGCAGGAGGCGGCCGCGACCTGGGGCGCCGGAGCCACCGGTTCGCGGCTCGTGACCGGCACCACCGAGCTGCACACCGAACTGGAGCGGGAGCTCGCCGCCTTCTGCGGCTTCGAGGCCGCGCTCGTCCTGTCCTCCGGCTACGCCGCCAATCTGGCCGCGGTCACCGCGCTCAGCGGCCGGGGCACGCTGGTCGTGTCCGACGCCGGGAACCATGCCTCGATCGTCGACGGCTGCCGGCTCTCGCGCGCCGAGACCGCCGTGGTCCCGCACGCCGACCCGGACACCGCGCGCAAGACGCTCGCCGCGCACGAGGGCCGGGCGCTACTGGTCAGCGACTCGGTGTTCTCCGTGGACGGGGACGCCGCCCCGCTGGCCGAGTACGCCGCCGCCTGCCGGGACGAGGGCGCCGCCCTGGTCGTCGACGACGCCCACGGGCTGGGCGTGCTGGGCGAGGGCGGCCGGGGCGCGCTGCATGCCGCCGGGCTCGCGGGGGCGCCCTACGTGGTCGCCACCCTGACCCTCTCGAAGTCCCTGGGCAGCCAGGGCGGGGCCGTGCTCGGTCCGGCCAAGGTGATCAGGCACCTGGTCAACACCGCGCGCACCTTCATCTTCGACACCGGACTGGCCCCGGCCGCCGCCGGAGCGGCGCTGGCGAGCCTGCGCCTGCTCCAGCGGGAACCGGAGCGCGCGGACCGCGCCCGCGAGGTGGCCGCCCAGTTGTACGGGCGACTCACCGCGTCCGGCCTGACCGCGGCCCGGCCGGACGCGGCCGTGGTGTCGGTACGGGCCCCCTCGGCGTCGGCGGCACTGCGCTGGGCCGCCGACTGCCGCGAGGCGGGACTGTTCGTGGGGTGCTTCCGTCCGCCGTCGGTGCCGGACGGCATCTCCCGGCTGCGGCTGACCGCCCGGGCCGATCTCACGGGGGACGAGATCGATCGGGCGGTCGGGACGATCCTGGCGACCGCACCCGCCGGAGCCACGGACGGCCAGGGCCGGTAG